The Pelmatolapia mariae isolate MD_Pm_ZW linkage group LG10_11, Pm_UMD_F_2, whole genome shotgun sequence genome includes a region encoding these proteins:
- the isg20l2 gene encoding interferon-stimulated 20 kDa exonuclease-like 2: MSDIWINLSLDETAPKKAPAGKLNRKKEWLRRKRHNRGAKGYREGKQKNNQYRQDFRQSQTPLQNGASIKCPPASTSTQNKSLSCLASASHSSSMTPCGEKPKEPLKSAVSSPGSSISSTCKPITMSSGNPSKYVAIDCEMVGTGPKHLSELARCSIVSYEGDVIYDKFIKPSAQVTDYRTRWSGIRRRDLVNAVPFAKARMEILSLLKGKVVVGHAIHNDFKVIGYCHPPELTRDTSRIPLLNQMAGIEGTKCTSLKTLTKAIFNRDIQTGNKGHSSVEDARATMELYKVVEHEWETQLAANSTAR, from the exons ATGTCAGACATTTGGATTAACTTATCTCTTGATGAAACTGCACCGAAAAAAGCTCCAGCAGGCAAgctaaacaggaaaaaagagtGGCTGCGTAGAAAGAGGCACAACCGTGGAGCAAAGGGGTACAGGGAaggtaaacaaaaaaacaaccagtATAGGCAAGACTTCAGACAGAGCCAAACACCACTTCAGAATGGTGCGTCCATTAAATGTCCACCAGCTTCCACTtccacacaaaacaaaagtttaTCGTGTCTGGCCAGTGCTTCACACAGTAGTTCCATGACTCCATGTGGTGAAAAACCAAAGGAGCCCCTGAAATCAGCAGTCAGCAGCCCTGGTTCCTCAATATCAAGCACCTGTAAGCCCATCACCATGTCATCAGGGAACCCTTCTAAGTATGTGGCTATTGACTGTGAGATGGTTGGCACGGGACCAAAGCATCTCAGTGAGCTTGCACGCTGCAGTATAGTCTCCTATGAAGGAGATGTGATTTACGATAAGTTTATCAAGCCCTCTGCACAAGTCACAGACTATCGCACTCGATGGAGCGGCATCCGACGCCGTGACCTCGTCAATGCCGTGCCATTTGCCAAGGCCAGGATGGAG ATACTGTCGTTGCTTAAGGGTAAGGTGGTGGTTGGCCATGCCATCCACAATGACTTCAAGGTGATTGGTTACTGTCATCCCCCCGAGCTGACCAGGGACACTTCTCGAATTCCTCTCCTCAACCAGATGGCCGGCATTGAAGGGACTAAGTGCACTTCACTGAAGACGCTCACGAAGGCCATCTTCAACCGTGACATTCAG ACTGGGAACAAAGGCCACTCCTCTGTGGAGGATGCTAGAGCCACTATGGAGCTTTACAAAGTGGTGGAACATGAGTGGGAGACGCAACTTGCTGCTAACTCAACGGCTAGGTAG
- the bcan gene encoding brevican core protein isoform X2, which translates to MNFCKTKPRGLNMKLDVPLRVLLCAICFFVLLSPSTSLHEPDDSKLLHVTIPATQPVFAVLGGSLTLPCLVSLAHPPPSPSTNGRHAVLSVPRIKWSILNHGMETEILVARGDRVRVSEAYKERASLFNYAYSPADLTLRLESVRQNDTGFYRCEVQQGLEDANDVVQVKVKGVVFLYRDASSRYAFTFEQAKEACEDIGADIATPEQLLAAYNSGYEQCDAGWLSDHSVRYPIQMPREGCFGDMDGLPGVRNYGLLEPDELYDVYCYVENIHGEVFHGSTPQRFTFSEAKAYCLSHGAELATTAQLYAAWNDGLNHCSPGWLADGSVRYPIVTPRERCGGGEPGVRTVYRYSNQTGFPETHSRHDVYCFRSDNGPYTDSPQDLATEPEDIGQDIVFVTTSTQEDVSKSEATTDGVAQTTNPIKQGTVDAHTVTISQLTADIPQTATPLSDHQEHMSTNDTWELVKKANYPESYQPAPEEDPDTDHEESYIISSPSPNTDNVVTVGYYSIIPITDVADPESGEPTEHHISMTENPDVPVSNDTSGADEVHQEWDLPVLQKDHTPYVPEENASVTELVYVSTSYDASEQPEEASTGTIEEISVAMTPLHTEVTHVLATSPMPAFAFDKSTADDSPDEEQEHSVTVDLDTTAITKVVTKSNLDSSYDPTQAHSDVTESSIPIDHSAEELSSTSGDVATDDLAEQSGHNPPTVISTAEVITFSDDTGSSIDAPVLKNQPVLLLGSPISATLSPPPVEVEASSEIITYIPESNVSSGAEPLDDIQDKPEMEGLGDSSVIILRTAQNITNVAPEETEKDVTEGPDKSSGENPENSGDTNSEGVNGDAGTNAPPSEIKITLIPHLTLTPNWEPELSPATPQESRSDREYSAEPPAAPEETDDASNEQEINTGTINGHGSHGGMEVTGTDEPAVKICTWRPEEEETSSSALTTDNSDMTIIAPTIYPVYFEGNEQTAMAASLPAAKVSAAGQGGFSDSCLENPCLNGGTCVDGESLRCFCLPGYGGDFCQKDLEMCEPGWEKFQGYCYRHFSKRQSWEAAEQHCRMCGGHLLSVMTPEEQDYINEKYREYQWIGLNDRTIEGDFRWSDGNPLLYENWYKGQPDSYFLSGEDCAVMVWHDGGRWSDVPCNYHLSYTCKKGVTSCGEPPHVPHAKVFGKKRSRYETNTKVRYYCEEDFVQKMNPVIKCLPGGQWEEPQITCMPTHSEEEDLVTVHAEQREEAMGTATEKAAPLYWDINWNV; encoded by the exons ATGAACTTCTGCAAAACCAAGCCGAGAGGTCTAAACATGAA GCTGGATGTGCCTCTGCGTGTGCTGCTGTGCGCCATCTGTTTCTTCGTCCTGCTATCGCCCTCTACTTCCCTCCATGAGCCTG ATGATTCGAAGCTTCTCCATGTAACCATCCCCGCCACCCAACCTGTGTTTGCGGTGCTCGGTGGCTCTCTGACTTTACCCTGCCTGGTGTCTCTGGCACACCCTCCGCCATCCCCCTCTACCAACGGTCGCCACGCTGTGCTGTCTGTCCCCCGGATTAAATGGAGTATCCTGAATCATGGCATGGAGACAGAGATCCTGGTGGCCCGTGGTGACAGAGTGAGGGTCAGTGAGGCCTACAAGGAACGGGCCTCTCTGTTCAACTATGCCTACTCCCCCGCTGACCTCACCCTGCGTCTTGAGAGCGTGAGGCAGAACGACACTGGCTTTTACCGCTGTGAGGTGCAGCAAGGTCTCGAGGATGCTAATGATGTTGTGCAGGTCAAGGTCAAAG gagTGGTGTTTCTCTACCGTGATGCATCCAGCCGCTACGCTTTTACCTTTGAGCAGGCTAAAGAGGCTTGTGAGGACATCGGGGCTGACATCGCTACCCCAGAGCAGCTACTTGCTGCTTATAACAGCGGATATGAGCAGTGTGATGCAGGCTGGCTCTCAGACCACTCTGTGAG ATATCCCATTCAGATGCCAAGAGAGGGCTGTTTTGGAGACATGGATGGCTTGCCAGGAGTGAGGAACTATGGACTATTAGAGCCCGATGAGCTGTATGACGTGTACTGCTATGTGGAGAATATTCATG GTGAGGTGTTCCATGGCTCCACCCCCCAGCGTTTCACCTTTAGTGAGGCAAAGGCCTACTGTCTCAGTCATGGTGCAGAGTTGGCCACCACTGCTCAGCTTTATGCAGCTTGGAATGACGGACTAAATCACTGCAGCCCAGGGTGGCTGGCAGACGGGAGTGTGCGGTACCCCATTGTCACCCCTAGAGAGCGCTGTGGAGGTGGTGAACCTGGGGTCAGAACTGTTTACAGATACAGCAACCAGACGGGCTTTCCTGAGACCCACTCTCGACATGATGTCTACTGCTTCAGAA GTGATAATGGCCCCTACACAGATTCTCCCCAGGATTTAGCCACTGAGCCAGAGGATATTGGCCAAGATATTGTTTTTGTAACTACGTCTACGCAGGAGGATGTCAGCAAAAGTGAAGCAACGACAGACGGAGTTGCCCAGACTACAAATCCAATAAAGCAGGGCACTGTCGATGCTCACACAGTGACAATATCACAATTGACAGCAGACATTCCTCAGACTGCAACTCCTCTGTCTGATCACCAAGAGCACATGTCCACCAATGACACTTGGGAACTGGTAAAGAAAGCCAACTACCCTGAGTCCTATCAGCCAGCACCTGAAGAGGATCCAGACACAGATCATGAGGAGTCGTATATAATTTCATCCCCTTCTCCAAACACAGATAATGTAGTTACAGTTGGTTATTACTCCATTATACCCATAACTGATGTGGCAGATCCAGAAAGCGGAGAACCCACAGAGCATCATATTTCTATGACTGAAAATCCAGATGTGCCAGTTAGTAATGACACATCTGGAGCTGATGAGGTGCATCAAGAGTGGGATTTACCTGTTTTGCAAAAGGACCACACTCCATATGTCCCTGAGGAAAATGCCTCAGTGACTGAGCTTGTCTATGTGAGCACCTCTTATGATGCTTCAGAACAGCCAGAAGAAGCCAGCACTGGTACTATTGAGGAGATATCAGTGGCAATGACTCCACTCCACACTGAGGTAACACATGTTCTTGCCACTTCACCGATGCCAGCTTTTGCTTTTGATAAAAGTACAGCTGATGATTCTCCAGACGAAGAACAGGAGCATTCTGTGACAGTCGATTTGGACACCACTGCCATAACCAAAGTGGTCACTAAGTCAAACCTTGATTCAA gtTACGATCCTACTCAAGCCCACTCGGATGTAACAGAGTCCTCCATCCCAATTGACCATAGCGCTGAGGAATTGAGTAGCACTTCAGGAGACGTGGCAACAGATGATCTCGCAGAGCAGAGTGGACACAACCCTCCAACTGTAATCTCAACTGCAGAGGTCATCACTTTCTCAGACGACACAGGCTCCAGCATCGACGCTCCTGTTCTAAAAAACCAACCTGTCTTATTGTTGGGATCCCCAATCTCCGCAACCTTATCTCCTCCTCCTGTTGAAGTTGAAGCCAGTTCAGAGATAATAACCTACATACCAGAAAGCAACGTTTCATCTGGGGCTGAGCCTTTGGACGACATTCAGGATAAACCTGAAATGGAGGGATTAGGAGACAGCTCAGTGATTATCCTCCGTACAGCCCAAAATATCACAAATGTTGCACCAGAGGAGACCGAAAAAGATGTCACAGAAGGACCAGATAAATCATCAGGAGAAAACCCAGAAAACTCAGGGGACACCAATTCAGAAGGAGTTAATGGTGATGCTGGCACAAATGCACCTCCTTCAGAGATAAAAATCACTCTGATCCCTCATTTAACACTCACACCAAATTGGGAACCTGAGCTTTCTCCCGCCACACCACAGGAGTCTCGGTCTGATCGAGAATATAGCGCAGAGCCTCCTGCTGCTCCTGAGGAAACTGATGATGCTTCTAATGAGCAAGAGATCAACACCGGGACCATTAATG GACATGGATCCCATGGTGGTATGGAGGTGACCGGCACAGATGAGCCTGCAGTTAAAATATGCACATGGCGTCCTGAAGAGGAGGAGACCTCCAGTTCAGCACTGACCACAGACAACAGTGATATGACTATCATTGCTCCCACCATATACCCTGTGTATTTTGAAGGGAACGAGCAGACTGCCATGGCTGCCTCCCTGCCTGCTGCTAAAGTTTCAGCTGCAGGACAAGGAGgcttttcag ACTCCTGCTTGGAGAATCCCTGTTTGAATGGAGGCACGTGTGTCGATGGTGAATCATTAAGATGCTTTTGTCTACCCGGTTATGGAGGAGACTTTTGCCAGAAAG ACCTGGAGATGTGTGAGCCAGGCTGGGAGAAATTTCAAGGATATTGTTATCGTCATTTTAGCAAGCGGCAGAGCTGGGAGGCAGCTGAGCAGCACTGTCGGATGTGCGGCGGGCATCTACTCTCTGTCATGACTCCTGAGGAGCAGGACTACATCAATG aaaaatacagagaataTCAGTGGATTGGACTAAATGACAGAACCATTGAGGGAGATTTCCGCTGGTCAGATGGAAACCCACTG CTCTATGAAAACTGGTACAAAGGGCAGCCTGacagctacttcctgtctggtGAGGACTGTGCGGTGATGGTGTGGCATGATGGAGGCCGCTGGAGCGACGTGCCGTGCAACTACCACTTGTCATACACCTGCAAGAAGGGCGTCA CCTCCTGTGGTGAGCCCCCCCATGTTCCCCATGCCAAGGTGTTTGGGAAAAAGCGGTCGCGTTACGAGACAAACACCAAAGTGCGATACTACTGTGAAGAGGATTTTGTCCAGAAAATGAATCCTGTCATTAAATGCCTGCCAGGTGGCCAGTGGGAAGAGCCTCAAATTACCTGCATGCCAA CTCATTCAGAAGAAGAGGACCTAGTTACCGTACATGCTGAGCAGCGTGAGGAGGCCATGGGTACAGCCACAGAGAAAGCAGCTCCACTCTACTGGGACATTAACTGGAATGTTTAA
- the bcan gene encoding brevican core protein isoform X1, whose protein sequence is MNFCKTKPRGLNMKLDVPLRVLLCAICFFVLLSPSTSLHEPDDSKLLHVTIPATQPVFAVLGGSLTLPCLVSLAHPPPSPSTNGRHAVLSVPRIKWSILNHGMETEILVARGDRVRVSEAYKERASLFNYAYSPADLTLRLESVRQNDTGFYRCEVQQGLEDANDVVQVKVKGVVFLYRDASSRYAFTFEQAKEACEDIGADIATPEQLLAAYNSGYEQCDAGWLSDHSVRYPIQMPREGCFGDMDGLPGVRNYGLLEPDELYDVYCYVENIHGEVFHGSTPQRFTFSEAKAYCLSHGAELATTAQLYAAWNDGLNHCSPGWLADGSVRYPIVTPRERCGGGEPGVRTVYRYSNQTGFPETHSRHDVYCFRSDNGPYTDSPQDLATEPEDIGQDIVFVTTSTQEDVSKSEATTDGVAQTTNPIKQGTVDAHTVTISQLTADIPQTATPLSDHQEHMSTNDTWELVKKANYPESYQPAPEEDPDTDHEESYIISSPSPNTDNVVTVGYYSIIPITDVADPESGEPTEHHISMTENPDVPVSNDTSGADEVHQEWDLPVLQKDHTPYVPEENASVTELVYVSTSYDASEQPEEASTGTIEEISVAMTPLHTEVTHVLATSPMPAFAFDKSTADDSPDEEQEHSVTVDLDTTAITKVVTKSNLDSSYDPTQAHSDVTESSIPIDHSAEELSSTSGDVATDDLAEQSGHNPPTVISTAEVITFSDDTGSSIDAPVLKNQPVLLLGSPISATLSPPPVEVEASSEIITYIPESNVSSGAEPLDDIQDKPEMEGLGDSSVIILRTAQNITNVAPEETEKDVTEGPDKSSGENPENSGDTNSEGVNGDAGTNAPPSEIKITLIPHLTLTPNWEPELSPATPQESRSDREYSAEPPAAPEETDDASNEQEINTGTINAGHGSHGGMEVTGTDEPAVKICTWRPEEEETSSSALTTDNSDMTIIAPTIYPVYFEGNEQTAMAASLPAAKVSAAGQGGFSDSCLENPCLNGGTCVDGESLRCFCLPGYGGDFCQKDLEMCEPGWEKFQGYCYRHFSKRQSWEAAEQHCRMCGGHLLSVMTPEEQDYINEKYREYQWIGLNDRTIEGDFRWSDGNPLLYENWYKGQPDSYFLSGEDCAVMVWHDGGRWSDVPCNYHLSYTCKKGVTSCGEPPHVPHAKVFGKKRSRYETNTKVRYYCEEDFVQKMNPVIKCLPGGQWEEPQITCMPTHSEEEDLVTVHAEQREEAMGTATEKAAPLYWDINWNV, encoded by the exons ATGAACTTCTGCAAAACCAAGCCGAGAGGTCTAAACATGAA GCTGGATGTGCCTCTGCGTGTGCTGCTGTGCGCCATCTGTTTCTTCGTCCTGCTATCGCCCTCTACTTCCCTCCATGAGCCTG ATGATTCGAAGCTTCTCCATGTAACCATCCCCGCCACCCAACCTGTGTTTGCGGTGCTCGGTGGCTCTCTGACTTTACCCTGCCTGGTGTCTCTGGCACACCCTCCGCCATCCCCCTCTACCAACGGTCGCCACGCTGTGCTGTCTGTCCCCCGGATTAAATGGAGTATCCTGAATCATGGCATGGAGACAGAGATCCTGGTGGCCCGTGGTGACAGAGTGAGGGTCAGTGAGGCCTACAAGGAACGGGCCTCTCTGTTCAACTATGCCTACTCCCCCGCTGACCTCACCCTGCGTCTTGAGAGCGTGAGGCAGAACGACACTGGCTTTTACCGCTGTGAGGTGCAGCAAGGTCTCGAGGATGCTAATGATGTTGTGCAGGTCAAGGTCAAAG gagTGGTGTTTCTCTACCGTGATGCATCCAGCCGCTACGCTTTTACCTTTGAGCAGGCTAAAGAGGCTTGTGAGGACATCGGGGCTGACATCGCTACCCCAGAGCAGCTACTTGCTGCTTATAACAGCGGATATGAGCAGTGTGATGCAGGCTGGCTCTCAGACCACTCTGTGAG ATATCCCATTCAGATGCCAAGAGAGGGCTGTTTTGGAGACATGGATGGCTTGCCAGGAGTGAGGAACTATGGACTATTAGAGCCCGATGAGCTGTATGACGTGTACTGCTATGTGGAGAATATTCATG GTGAGGTGTTCCATGGCTCCACCCCCCAGCGTTTCACCTTTAGTGAGGCAAAGGCCTACTGTCTCAGTCATGGTGCAGAGTTGGCCACCACTGCTCAGCTTTATGCAGCTTGGAATGACGGACTAAATCACTGCAGCCCAGGGTGGCTGGCAGACGGGAGTGTGCGGTACCCCATTGTCACCCCTAGAGAGCGCTGTGGAGGTGGTGAACCTGGGGTCAGAACTGTTTACAGATACAGCAACCAGACGGGCTTTCCTGAGACCCACTCTCGACATGATGTCTACTGCTTCAGAA GTGATAATGGCCCCTACACAGATTCTCCCCAGGATTTAGCCACTGAGCCAGAGGATATTGGCCAAGATATTGTTTTTGTAACTACGTCTACGCAGGAGGATGTCAGCAAAAGTGAAGCAACGACAGACGGAGTTGCCCAGACTACAAATCCAATAAAGCAGGGCACTGTCGATGCTCACACAGTGACAATATCACAATTGACAGCAGACATTCCTCAGACTGCAACTCCTCTGTCTGATCACCAAGAGCACATGTCCACCAATGACACTTGGGAACTGGTAAAGAAAGCCAACTACCCTGAGTCCTATCAGCCAGCACCTGAAGAGGATCCAGACACAGATCATGAGGAGTCGTATATAATTTCATCCCCTTCTCCAAACACAGATAATGTAGTTACAGTTGGTTATTACTCCATTATACCCATAACTGATGTGGCAGATCCAGAAAGCGGAGAACCCACAGAGCATCATATTTCTATGACTGAAAATCCAGATGTGCCAGTTAGTAATGACACATCTGGAGCTGATGAGGTGCATCAAGAGTGGGATTTACCTGTTTTGCAAAAGGACCACACTCCATATGTCCCTGAGGAAAATGCCTCAGTGACTGAGCTTGTCTATGTGAGCACCTCTTATGATGCTTCAGAACAGCCAGAAGAAGCCAGCACTGGTACTATTGAGGAGATATCAGTGGCAATGACTCCACTCCACACTGAGGTAACACATGTTCTTGCCACTTCACCGATGCCAGCTTTTGCTTTTGATAAAAGTACAGCTGATGATTCTCCAGACGAAGAACAGGAGCATTCTGTGACAGTCGATTTGGACACCACTGCCATAACCAAAGTGGTCACTAAGTCAAACCTTGATTCAA gtTACGATCCTACTCAAGCCCACTCGGATGTAACAGAGTCCTCCATCCCAATTGACCATAGCGCTGAGGAATTGAGTAGCACTTCAGGAGACGTGGCAACAGATGATCTCGCAGAGCAGAGTGGACACAACCCTCCAACTGTAATCTCAACTGCAGAGGTCATCACTTTCTCAGACGACACAGGCTCCAGCATCGACGCTCCTGTTCTAAAAAACCAACCTGTCTTATTGTTGGGATCCCCAATCTCCGCAACCTTATCTCCTCCTCCTGTTGAAGTTGAAGCCAGTTCAGAGATAATAACCTACATACCAGAAAGCAACGTTTCATCTGGGGCTGAGCCTTTGGACGACATTCAGGATAAACCTGAAATGGAGGGATTAGGAGACAGCTCAGTGATTATCCTCCGTACAGCCCAAAATATCACAAATGTTGCACCAGAGGAGACCGAAAAAGATGTCACAGAAGGACCAGATAAATCATCAGGAGAAAACCCAGAAAACTCAGGGGACACCAATTCAGAAGGAGTTAATGGTGATGCTGGCACAAATGCACCTCCTTCAGAGATAAAAATCACTCTGATCCCTCATTTAACACTCACACCAAATTGGGAACCTGAGCTTTCTCCCGCCACACCACAGGAGTCTCGGTCTGATCGAGAATATAGCGCAGAGCCTCCTGCTGCTCCTGAGGAAACTGATGATGCTTCTAATGAGCAAGAGATCAACACCGGGACCATTAATG CAGGACATGGATCCCATGGTGGTATGGAGGTGACCGGCACAGATGAGCCTGCAGTTAAAATATGCACATGGCGTCCTGAAGAGGAGGAGACCTCCAGTTCAGCACTGACCACAGACAACAGTGATATGACTATCATTGCTCCCACCATATACCCTGTGTATTTTGAAGGGAACGAGCAGACTGCCATGGCTGCCTCCCTGCCTGCTGCTAAAGTTTCAGCTGCAGGACAAGGAGgcttttcag ACTCCTGCTTGGAGAATCCCTGTTTGAATGGAGGCACGTGTGTCGATGGTGAATCATTAAGATGCTTTTGTCTACCCGGTTATGGAGGAGACTTTTGCCAGAAAG ACCTGGAGATGTGTGAGCCAGGCTGGGAGAAATTTCAAGGATATTGTTATCGTCATTTTAGCAAGCGGCAGAGCTGGGAGGCAGCTGAGCAGCACTGTCGGATGTGCGGCGGGCATCTACTCTCTGTCATGACTCCTGAGGAGCAGGACTACATCAATG aaaaatacagagaataTCAGTGGATTGGACTAAATGACAGAACCATTGAGGGAGATTTCCGCTGGTCAGATGGAAACCCACTG CTCTATGAAAACTGGTACAAAGGGCAGCCTGacagctacttcctgtctggtGAGGACTGTGCGGTGATGGTGTGGCATGATGGAGGCCGCTGGAGCGACGTGCCGTGCAACTACCACTTGTCATACACCTGCAAGAAGGGCGTCA CCTCCTGTGGTGAGCCCCCCCATGTTCCCCATGCCAAGGTGTTTGGGAAAAAGCGGTCGCGTTACGAGACAAACACCAAAGTGCGATACTACTGTGAAGAGGATTTTGTCCAGAAAATGAATCCTGTCATTAAATGCCTGCCAGGTGGCCAGTGGGAAGAGCCTCAAATTACCTGCATGCCAA CTCATTCAGAAGAAGAGGACCTAGTTACCGTACATGCTGAGCAGCGTGAGGAGGCCATGGGTACAGCCACAGAGAAAGCAGCTCCACTCTACTGGGACATTAACTGGAATGTTTAA